The genomic interval CCGACCTTTTCCTGGCCGCACGAGCGAGCCGTCGCCCTGCTGGCCGGCGGCAACGAGGCGATGTTCGTTGCCGTCGAGGGCGCGGAAGACGACCTGGAGCAGGGCGCGGCCGACCTGTGCGCGGCCGGCGTGAATGCCGATGACGTGGTGCTGCTGATCGCCGCTTCCGGCGCCACGCCCTATGTATTGGGTGCCCTGCGCGCCGCGCGTGAACTCGGCGCCCTGACGATCGGCTTTGCCAACAATGTCGACGCCCCGGTGGCGAACGAGGCCGAGATCGGCGTGACGCTCGACACTGGCCCGGAAATCATTTCCGGCAGTACCCGCCTGAAAGCGGGCACGGCGCAAAAAATTGCCTTGAACACTTTTTCGAGCGCCTTGATGGTGCGTTTGAACAAGGTTTATGGCAACCTGATGGTAGACTTGAAGGCGACCAACGCCAAGCTGGTGCAGCGTGCGATCCGCCTCACGGCCTTCGCTACCGGTGCCGACGAGGCCGCTGCCCGCGCGGTGCTGGAAGAATGCGATTTCCACGTCAAGACCGCGATCGTGGCCTTGTCCAGACAAACAGGTGTCGAGCAGGCAAAAGCCTTGCTGGAAGCGACGCACGGCAGCGTACGCCTCGCCCTGGCCGGTTAAAACGGGCCATGGCCGGTTTGCCGTTGGCCTGATTCGCCGCGCTTGCCCGATCACGAAAGCCTTATGCAAACGTCTCAAGCAAAAACTCCCTGGCTGTGGGTGCCCTCGCTGTATTTTGCCCAGGCCATTCCCTATGTCGTGGCGATGAGCCTGGCCACGGTCATGTACAACGACCTGGGTGTCTCGAATACCGAGATGGCCTTCTATACCAGCCTGCTCTACCTGCCCTGGGTCATCAAGCCGCTGTGGTCGCCGATCGTCGACATGCTCGGCACCAAGCGCCGCTGGACCATCCTGCTGCAGGCCGTGGTGGCCGCTTCCCTGCTGGGGCTCGGTTTCGCGCTGAACCTGCCCTCCTTCTTCATGATCAGCCTGGCGGTGATGTGGGTGATGGCCTTCAGCTCGGCCACGCACGACATCTCGGCCGACGGCTTCTATATGCTCGGCTTGCGCCAGAAGGACCAGGCGGCCTTCGTCGGCGTGCGCAGCACTTTCTATCGACTGGCAACGATCGTCGGCGGCGGCCAGATCCCGATCCTGGCGGGGTTGTTGACGGGGTATCTCGGCAGCAAGCACCAGGCCTGGTCGATTTCCTTCTTCGTGCTTGCCGCCATCTTCACCGCCGCCTGCATCTGGCACGCCTTCGTGCTGCCGCGCCCCGACAGCGATCACGCGATCAAGCGTGGCGCCAACCCGCTCGGCGATTTCTTCGGCACCTTCGTCGCCTTTTTCCGCAAGCGGGACATCTGGTTGATCGTCGGTTTCATTTTGACTTTCCGCCTCGGTGAAGCCCAACTGCTGAAACTCGTGGCACCGTTCATGAAGGACTCTCTCGCCAAGGGCGGCCTCGGGCTCTCCACCACCCAGTACGGCCTGGCATATGGCACCGTCGGCATCATTGCGCTGACCATCGGCGGCCTGGCCGGCGGCTATTTGATCTCCCGTATCGGCCTGAAGCGCGCACTCTGGCTGATGGTGCTGGCGGTGCACTTGCCGGACCTGGTCTTCGTCTACCTGTCGCAGGCGCAGCCGCAGAATTTCTACGTCATCTGCGCCTTCCTCACCGTCGAGCAGTTCGGCTACGGCTTCGGTTTCACCGCCATGATGCTGTACATGATCATGGTGTCCGATGGCGAGCACAAGACGGCGCACTACGCGATCTGCACCGGCCTGATGGCGCTGGGCATGATGGTGCCGGGCATGTGGAGCGGTGCCTTGCAGGAATATCTCGGCTATAAAAACTTCTTCATCTGGACCTGCCTGGCGACGATTCCCGCCTTCGTCATGGCGGGGTTGGTGAAAATCGATCCGGAGTTCGGCAAGAAGTAAGCATCCGGCCCGGGCCGCGGCGCCCTTGCCGGTCAAGCCCGTGGGGGCCTTCGTATTGTGCGCGGATGAGCGCCGCGCATTGCTGGTATTCTCCGCATTCTTCCGGCTGCCTGGCGTGAACCGCATGTCCGCCTGTGCACGCCGGCAGCGCCCGTTCACGATCGATGGCATGGATGTGCTGGCCCGGGTCGTGTGCTGCCGGAAGTAGTTTGTCAACGTATAAAAGATCAGGGAATCGAGGAGCGGTAGTGGGAGCAGATTTGAAGAAACGGGCGTTCACGCTGGCGGCCCTGGCGGGGATGTTGGGCGCGGGAGGCTTCCTGGCCAGTTGCTCGACGCCGCAGCAAAAAGGGGCAACGACGGCCAGCGGTACCATCGTCGCCAGCGGCCCCCTGCCGCCGGCCGCGCCGCGCGAATTCCGCGCCGCACGGGTGTCGACGGTGGCGAACATCGACTGGCCAAGCCGGCAGAACCTGAATGCGGCCCAGCAGCAGGCCGAGGCGATCGCCATCCTCGAGCGCGCCAGGGCGATGCGCCTGAACGCGATCGTGCTGCAGGTGCGCCCCTCGGCCGACGCCATCTATGCCTCCAAGATCGAACCCTGGTCGGAATACCTGACTGGCGCCCAGGGCCAGGCGCCGCAGCCCTGGTACGACCCGCTGAAATTCTGGGTGACCGAGGCGCATGCGCGCGGCCTGGAACTGCACGCCTGGTTCAATCCCTACCGCGCACGCCACGATGGCGCCCGCTCGCCGGCCGCGCCGAACCACATCACCCGCTCGAATCCGGCCGCCGTGAAACGCTACGGCAAGTACATGTGGATGGACCCGGGAGAAGAAGCGGCATCGAAGCAGACGCTCGACGTCATCCTCGACGTGGTGCGCCGCTACGACATCGACGGCGTCCACATCGACGATTATTTTTATCCTTACCCGATCGAGGCGACGCCGAACGGCGCCGGCAACGAGGCCGCGCTGGAGGGCAAGGCGGGCGCGAAGGAGCTCGACTTCCCGGACACCCCGGCCTGGGAGCGCTACCTCGCCAAAGGCGGCAAGCTCGACCGCGCGTCCTGGCGGCGCCAGAACGTCAATACACTCATCGAGGACATGTACCAGGGCATCCACCGCGAAAAGAGCTGGGTGCGCTTCGGCATCAGCCCCTTCGGCCTGGGCCGTCCGGACCGGCGCCCGCCCGGCATCCATGGCTTCTCGCAGTACGATAAATTGTATGCCGATGCCGAATTGTGGCTGCAGAAGGGCTGGCTCGACTACCTGTCGCCCCAGCTCTACTGGCCGCGTGCACAGCCGGCGCAGGCCTATGACGTGCTGCTCGACTACTGGATCAGCCAGAACCCGCAGGGCCGTCACATCTGGCCGGGCCTGTTCACCAGCCGCATTGGCGCCGCGACCAAGGAATATCAACCGCAGGAAATCCTCGACCAGATCGGGGCAACCCGTGCACGGCCCCAGGCAGGCGGTCACGTACACTTCAGCATGGTGGCCTTGATGCAGAACCGCAAGGGCATCACCGACCAGCTGCGCAATGGGTCCTACGCGACGCCGGCGCTGGTGCCGGCCACGCCCTGGCTGGGCAACGCCAAGCCCGGCCTGCCCAAAGTGAAGGCAACGCGGGCGGCCAAGGGCATCGAGCTGACGTTTGCGGCCGGCAAGGCGAATGCCTTGTATGCCGTGTGGGCGCGCCATGGCGGCGAGTGGACCTTCGAGGTCGTGCCGGCGTCGAAGGTCGAGTGGACCCTGCGCGACGATGCCCGGCTGGGGGCGCCGGACGCCGTGTTCGTCGGCGCCGTCGACCGCCTCGGGATCGAAGGCGACCGGGTGCAGGTGTGGGGCAAGGCGTAGGGAAGCGCTGATCTATTCACGGCGGCGTCTCGGCCACGACAAAATGCGCCCTGCGGCGTTGCAAATCCTCGCGATACCACGCGGTATCGCTGCGGTTTGCGCCTTGCACGGCACATTTTTCGTGACCGATTCCGTCCAGCCGGAATAAATCAGTGCTTCCCAAGGCCTTGGGCGTCCAGCCATCGCATAACCTGCATTCATGCAATAACGGCAAGCATTCATTCGCAATGCATGCCGACAGGACGTAGACTTGTTCCAAATGACTTCTTTTCCTGATTCCGGCATCGGCCTGGGCATCGATGCCGGCGGCACCCAGACCCGCTGGGCGCTCGCCGGTGCCGGTGGCGCCATCCTTGGCGAAGGTACCGTTGCCGACCTGTCCGCCCTGCAGATGGCCACGCATGAAGGCCGGGCGCGCGTGCATGCCACGTTTACCGGGCTGGCGCAGGCGGTACTGGCGGTGGCGCAACCGCTTCGCGTGCGTGCCGGCCTGACCGGGTTCGGCGGCGATGGCGAACAATTGCAGGCCTGGCTGGCCGCGTTGCTGGGCATCGAGCCCCGCGGCGGTAGCGATGTGCAACGACATCGAGATCGCCTACCGCGCCAGTTTCGAACCCGGCAAAGGCTACCCGGTCTATGCCGGGACCGGATCGATCGGCGCCTTTATCGATGCCGCCGGCGCTTTTCATCGCGCCGGCGGGCGCGGGGTAGTGCTCGACGATGGCGGCGGCGGCTTCTGGATTGCCCGCGAAGCACTGCGCGCCATCTGGCGCCGCGAAGACGGGTGCCCGGGCAGCTGGGAAACGTCGCCCATGGCACGTGCCGTGTTCGATTACGTCGGCGGTGCCGACTGGGCGTATTCGCGCCAGTTCATCTATGGCCAGGAACGCGGAGAAATCGGCAAGCTGGCCGTGGTCGTGGCCGCCAGCGCCGGGCAGGACCCGGTCGCCGACGCCATCCTGACGGAGGCCGGCCGTGAACTGGCACGCCTGGCACAAGCCCTGATTGCGCGCTTCGGGCCGCGTCCGGTGGTCCTGTCGGGACGCGCCGCCGAGCTGCATCCGATCATCGCTGCCAGCATGCGCGCGAGTCTGCCGGCCGCCACCATCACCCAGCGCGCCACCCGTGCCCACCATGCCGCCGCGCGCCTGGCTGCGGCCGATGCCGCGCAGGGCGCTACCGCTGCGGCAGCGGGCGCCACCTGATCAATCAATCAACGGACAACTGATGAAAAACCTAGCAGCCACCCTCCTGATCGCCTTGCTGGCCGGTTGTACCACTACCGGACCGAATGTTGTCGACAAAACCTTTAACGCCAAGGGCCAGGCCAGCCGCGTGCGCTTCCTGGTGCTGCATTACACGGTGTCTGACAAGCCGGCCTCGCTGAAGATCCTGACCGAGCAGCAGGTGAGTGCTCACTATCTGCTGACCGACGACCCCACGCCGAAGATCTTCGGCCTGGTCGATGAGAGCCGCGCCGCCTACCACGCCGGCAACTCGAGCTGGAAAGGCTTTACACAGCTCAACAACAGCTCGATCGGCATCGAAATCGTCAATCCCGGCTGGCAGGACACCCCGAACGGGCGCGTGTATGCACCCTTCCCGCAGTCGCAGATCGACGCCCTGATCCCGCTGGTGAAAGACATCGTCGCGCGTCACAAGATCGCCCCGGAAAACGTGCTCGGCCACAGCGACATCGCCCCGCTGCGCAAGCAGGATCCGGGACCGATGTTCCCCTGGTACCAGCTGGCGCAAGCCGGGCTGGTGGTCTGGCCGGACGCCAACCGCGTCGCCGCCGTGCGCCAGGTGTTCGACATCCAGGCGCCGGACGCGGCCTGGTTCCAGAAAAAACTGGCCAGCCACGGCTTTTCGCTGACCCAGAGCGGCGTGTTCGACGAACCGACCCGCACCGTGATCGCCGCCTTCCAGATGAAGTATCGCCCGGCCAATATTGCCGGCGAACCGGATGCGGAAACGGCCGCCATGCTGGAAGTATTGACGACCCCGACCAATGCGCCGCTGCCGCCGGTGCCGCCGCCACCGGTGCCGGTATTCCGTCCGGCTCAGCCGGAGGGCAGCCTGCCCGTGGACCCGGGCGTGCCGCCGGTACCGCCGGTACCGACAACGCCTGCCGTGCCGCCGCTGCCCCAGGTACCTGGCTTGCCGGCCGTGCCACCCGTGTCGCCGCTCCCGGCCACGCCCGCCGTGCCGGTGCCGCCGGTGCCGGCGCCGCTCCCGGCGGGCGCACGATGACCATCGCTGCGTTTCCTGTTTCCCTGTATCCTTCGGCCAGTTCGCGCCTTGCGCGGGCGGTCTTGTCGAAGGATTGAAGCAATGCGCCTGCGCCACATCGAAGTTTTCCACGCCATCATGCAGGTCGGCACCATCAGCGGTGCCGCCCAGGTTCTCCACATCTCCCAG from Massilia sp. Se16.2.3 carries:
- a CDS encoding MFS transporter — protein: MQTSQAKTPWLWVPSLYFAQAIPYVVAMSLATVMYNDLGVSNTEMAFYTSLLYLPWVIKPLWSPIVDMLGTKRRWTILLQAVVAASLLGLGFALNLPSFFMISLAVMWVMAFSSATHDISADGFYMLGLRQKDQAAFVGVRSTFYRLATIVGGGQIPILAGLLTGYLGSKHQAWSISFFVLAAIFTAACIWHAFVLPRPDSDHAIKRGANPLGDFFGTFVAFFRKRDIWLIVGFILTFRLGEAQLLKLVAPFMKDSLAKGGLGLSTTQYGLAYGTVGIIALTIGGLAGGYLISRIGLKRALWLMVLAVHLPDLVFVYLSQAQPQNFYVICAFLTVEQFGYGFGFTAMMLYMIMVSDGEHKTAHYAICTGLMALGMMVPGMWSGALQEYLGYKNFFIWTCLATIPAFVMAGLVKIDPEFGKK
- a CDS encoding glycoside hydrolase family 10 protein; this encodes MGADLKKRAFTLAALAGMLGAGGFLASCSTPQQKGATTASGTIVASGPLPPAAPREFRAARVSTVANIDWPSRQNLNAAQQQAEAIAILERARAMRLNAIVLQVRPSADAIYASKIEPWSEYLTGAQGQAPQPWYDPLKFWVTEAHARGLELHAWFNPYRARHDGARSPAAPNHITRSNPAAVKRYGKYMWMDPGEEAASKQTLDVILDVVRRYDIDGVHIDDYFYPYPIEATPNGAGNEAALEGKAGAKELDFPDTPAWERYLAKGGKLDRASWRRQNVNTLIEDMYQGIHREKSWVRFGISPFGLGRPDRRPPGIHGFSQYDKLYADAELWLQKGWLDYLSPQLYWPRAQPAQAYDVLLDYWISQNPQGRHIWPGLFTSRIGAATKEYQPQEILDQIGATRARPQAGGHVHFSMVALMQNRKGITDQLRNGSYATPALVPATPWLGNAKPGLPKVKATRAAKGIELTFAAGKANALYAVWARHGGEWTFEVVPASKVEWTLRDDARLGAPDAVFVGAVDRLGIEGDRVQVWGKA
- a CDS encoding BadF/BadG/BcrA/BcrD ATPase family protein — translated: MCNDIEIAYRASFEPGKGYPVYAGTGSIGAFIDAAGAFHRAGGRGVVLDDGGGGFWIAREALRAIWRREDGCPGSWETSPMARAVFDYVGGADWAYSRQFIYGQERGEIGKLAVVVAASAGQDPVADAILTEAGRELARLAQALIARFGPRPVVLSGRAAELHPIIAASMRASLPAATITQRATRAHHAAARLAAADAAQGATAAAAGAT